gaggagacagACGACAGACATGGGGAGGACACAGATAAGCGTTGAAGGATCCAGTAGAAGGACAATCCGTGGAGAAGTCGCAGAGATGTTGACGGGAGCAGTTCAGACAGATTTGGATGTAAACAAGGAGACATGAACAATGATCCTGCTCCAACTCACTTCCTGTTGTCGATATTTTTGACACATGTTACTCAGTGGAGCGCCCCCTACATCTGGAGTAAAAGTGCTGTTGTAGAAGAGTTGTGGTGGGGGGTTTCTAACATTGTCGAAGGTTGAAAATTCTATCTAATATCGGCTACTccacttttcttgttttttcttattattattttgtatttactttattgtatttatttattttccaactAAGCAGTGTACATTGTGTTTGAATAGCATCATTTTTGGCAATTTCATTGCAAACTAGggacatttgcagctttctcaTGTGTCCTGGCTTCACGCtagcaatttcaagtactatgtgacatcacgcagcacagtcctgattacagccaggcctttctgattacaaacacctggttcCAGGAGGCTGAgattgaagtgtggatacctgttagaccaatcacacttatacctccagaccccgcccctcctcctcccctcactccccCCTTTACTCTTCCAtgtactgcccagtttatcagttctatttgaaatgtggtcgTAGGCAGAGCTTAAGTGTTTGGTCCCATTTtaacaagaaaataaaagtctGGTATCTCAACTCTAACAGCCAGGGAACAATGTGATGGTGGACAAGGAACTCTGTCCACTTCAGCGAAAGGTTTGTACTAAACTTGGCCTGGACCAAACCGGGATCATTCAGTAGTTTCAGTTTATATACTGAGGTCATGTGCTGAAGACTCCTGAAaactcctccatgtttttaaagtctacaCACCTTCACCGGACTCTAAGCACCTATTACTTTAAACAAACCCTGAAACAGAAGTGTGATAATACTGACTtttctaaaaaagaaaaagaaaaaaaaaaacaaagaaaaaaaaacaggtcaaTATAATACAcagtattactactacaactacaactgctaTTGGCACTACTTCTATGCCTacaactaccaccactactacaactaatataATGAATGCTACATGCTAATACTGCAGCTACTATCAGTACTAgatctactaccactactactattgttactactaccattacatTGCATACTAAATACTAATACTTcaactacttgtactactaggCCTGCTACTACTAtgcctacaactactactattaatagaTGCTACCACTGCAGCTGTTACTGCTGCTAGCgctactacaattacaactTTTAATACTACATTTCAGACTAAATACTAATACTgcagctactgctactactactactattaggcCTGCTACTACTATGCCTACAACTagtactacctctactactagacctgctactactacaaatgccACCTACCACTACACTGAATGCTTCATGCTAACACTgcagctattactactactactaggcgtAATACCgcaaactactactgctatagcTGCTGCCTGTCCTGTCTGCTCCAGTCACTCTTCCCAGTACTGATGTGTATTTGTGGGTACATCCccatgtatatttgtgtgtacatTCTCGTGTATTGCGTGTGATATTCCCAGTGATATTCCAAGTCTTCAGTCACAGATGGAGCGCTCCTCTTGGTCCCTGTTCTCCTGCACATCTGTCACTGCAGCTGTCTAATGAATACCACACAAGTACTCATAAATACTGCACTACTGCACCGGGAGTACACAACATGGAGGAGGGGGTACTCACTActaatgctgctactactattactagtattactactactaatagaaATAGtacttagtttagacctggtttagtccttagtttagatttggtttagtccttggtttagaactggtttagtccttggtttagacctggctaagtcctggtttagacctgggtaagtccttggtttagacctggtttagtccttggtttagacctgggtaagtccttggtttagacctggtttagtccttggtttagacctggctaagtcctggtttaggttttagtccttggtttagacctggtttagtccttggtttagacctggtttagtccttggtttagacctggtttagtccttggtttagacctggtttagtccttgatttagacctggtttagtttttggtttagacctgactaagtcctggtttagtcctggtttagagctggtttgagtcctggtatGAGCTCTGTACTGTATTGTACATGTTTATGAACACCTGACAGGccgcacatttacatttagtcctggtcttaaaCCGGTCCTGTTCTTCATGGACTGGTTCCGGTCTGGTCTCTCAGGATTAATCCAAATCCGCTCCATTAGAGTCCATTAGAGTCCTCATAAGCTTCTCTGAGTAAAGACACGCTAATGTAAAGAACACAGGTGGACACGAGAGTTtaggacgagaggaggagagacgaggaagaggagagagggggaagaggaggagaggagagagagggaagaagaggagagaggggaagaagcaaacaaagaggaggaagagtaggagaggagaagagaggtggggaagaggaggagagagagcaggaagagAAAAataggaggaagaagaggagaagaggtgaggagggagatagaagagaggaatagagatagagaggagaagtatagggggagacaggagagagaggatgaggggaTGGGAGAataagaaggagaggagagagtgtgaaGGTGACTTGGTTCAGTTTATGTCCACACTGAGGTCCATTAGGCTCAAACATAAAACTGTGGACCAAATCCTGGACTTGGACTTAAGGGTcagaaaccaggactgaaccaggactaaaccaggaccaaaccaggactaaaccaggactgaaccaggactaaactacaaacaagtcaggtttaaaccaagtgAGTGACAGATCTAAACCTCATCAAGTTAAGTCTATAGTTCTATGTCAGTCCGAAACCCAAACTagtccaggactgaaccaggactcaactatAGGGCTAAAAAGAaattcagaactaaaccaaaccagaactaagactaaaccctgaactaaaccaggactaaaccaggactgagatgAAACCTAGAACTacgccaggactaaaacggaactcaaaattaaaccaggactaaactacggCTAAGATGAAACTCaaaactaaaccacgactaaaccaagactaagtcaaaactcagaactaaatcagTACTGAGATGAAatgtagaactaaaccaggactaaactagaactaagaTGAAACTCAGAATTAAacttaaaactaaaccaggactagtcaaaactcaggactaaaccaggactaaaccaggactaaaggaggactctCTTTGTTCCTAGTTAAATCCTTTTATAGCGGTTCATTCATCTCTTTTATTTCCCTGCTGCCTCTCGTGCACGCCCCTGACAGTGCACGCCGGTGATTGTTTTAATTGATTTGCTTTGGGGAGCGTGCACGAGGGACGCGCACGTGGCAGGCagggctctgattggtcgactgAGGGTCCATTCGTCTCCATTTGTCGGAGCAGAGCGTGTTATTAAAGCCTTTTTAATCAAACTCAAGCTGGCTAGGAGGCCGGGGACTACACACATTACCAGGACGGGACTACAACTCCCACGATGCACTGCTGCGGCGCTGCTCAAGAGGACGGCACATATGGAGAGCAGCCATGCATTCATATTTCAATTTAGACTAAGGCGctgaaggactaaaccaggactaaagcagatctgaaccaggactgaaacgagattaaaccagaactgaatcaggacccaaccaggagtaaatcgggactgaacaaggactaaaccaggactgaatcaggactaaaccaggactaaaccaggattaaaccatgactaaaccaggattaaaccaggaccaaaccaggactaaaccaggagtaaatcaggaccaaaccaggactaaaccaggagaaaatcaggaccaaaccaggactaaaccaggagtaaatcaggactaaaccaggagtaaatcaggactgaaccaggactaaaccaggattaaaccaggactacaccaggagtatataaggactgaaccaggactgaactaggattataccaggactacaccaggagtatatcaggactaaaccaggtttatacCAGGTTTATaccaaactaagtctaaaccaggcctaaagtaggtaaaccaggactaaacaaagattagggcaggtctgaagcaggactaaagcaagtttaaaccaagattaaaccaagaccaaacaaggattaaaccaggactgaaccaagactagactATTTTAAAGGGGGCATTATATTAAACCCTCTTCCCTCACTATTAGTTTAGTTGTATTTTAATTGCTTCCTTTTGTCCTGCAtctgaggcttgagtgctcagagaatgtctgttttcacctgccccctatccccacccacagctctgttCTTCgtattttttaaattccattTCCTGATCAAAGATGTTGTGTTTAAAACTCGTCTCATAGccaattttcaacaataaaaacatcaaaatctgGCATTGTTACTGTTTCAGTATGTCAATATGAAAGGACGGGGGCTTATGTTAAAGAGGAAGTCAGTGAACCTGCTTCTATAACTTAACTGTTCtggatcaatattgtgatttataatTATCAAAGAGTAGAATGATTACGGAAAATGTACATCTcgaaagctcaaaacgctctgttccaccttgtgatgtcatgaagtggaagctgaaatgatccaaatgattctagtgaagatgtatttagtttaaaaacacagtggagcacttcctgtatcaccagatgacatcacaaggtggaacaggtgagtgttttctgtttgagagaagaaaacagcccaaatatgcaggatttgtgtttgaaagaaacaaaacacaaccccaggtctgtttgtgatgaggaaacaacatgataacacagaatagcgtaatatgggccctttaacatatGAAGAAGAGTAAATATGTTGCAGAGTGAgcctcttgttgttgttgttgttctgtcaGAGTGAGCCCTCCTGTCGTCGTGGTGATGCCAGAGTCTCCATTTGTGTGAGATAGTGACGGTGAAGCTGTGGCATTAGTCCTCCTCTGAGACGCTCTTTCACACATTAGCAGTAGAGCTACGATcaaaacagagctggagcagAGCCACAAACACACTCGGACTGAGAgggttgaaaaaataaaaagttgattttgagaATACACAAGTTTGGTCCATCAGCTACAGCAAACAAGACTTAACTCTTGGTATGAAGCGCTGTGCTCTAGGTTCACTGTTTTGGTTAGATCCACAATGAGTTctgctttagatctggtttagtcctggtttagtcctggtttagtcctggtttagtcttggtttagtcctggtttagtcctggtttagtcctggtttagtcctggtttagtcctggtttagtcttggtttagtcctggtttagtcctggtttagtcccgagtTGTGGCTTCTTGTCAAATCGCTGTTTTTTGCTTCAGAGTGACGCCTCCTGTCGAAAGTTTGTGCTCAATTCAAATCAGTTTATTTCTTTAGCACATTTAACACAACCTCAGCTGACCACAGTGCTACAcataaaagacaacaaaaaacagagagagagagaaagagtgacagagagaaaggagagaggagagaaagagagagagggatggaagagagagatggagggagagtagagaaagagtgacagaggtgacagagagaacagaaagagagagagaggagagaaagagaaagggatgcaagagagagagatggaagaagagagagagggaaaagagagatggagagaaaggagagagatagaagagaagagagagatggagagaaagagagagggggagagggagcggagagaaagagagaggtggagagaaagagagagatgagagaaaggagagaggatagaaagagagataggtggtgagaaaggagagagaagagaaagagagagagaaagagagagattgagagaaagagagagattgagagaaaggagagagagcttCCAAATATTGGTTGAAtcaatatcctggttggactaTTTCTTGGTCGTAGTTGCCTCAGAAAATTTCATAatgtttaaatttttattaatacaaagttgttctgtggtTATTTGCATTTACATCAGTTTTgtctaattttacttttttttaaaggaaataaatactgttttctGGATCTGGTATCAGCTGATATTGAGGATCGCCAGATACTTAAAGCTTAAGTATCGAAATCAGTATCAGAAGAGACAAAGCTGCATTGGTGCATCTGTAGTTACAACCTTCAGATCTGAAGAAGAGTCCAGTCTGGTCCTGGCCTGGATCCAGGCTCTGATTAGAGCTCCTGGAGCTGTGCTAGACCTGTGCTAAACATGTATAAACTAAACACCGTGAGTGTCTCCAAGTTTACAGTGCTCTAGTTTGTGGAGCAGAAGCAGGTGAGCCTCCTcatgttttatgaatgaacTGAAGAATTAACTGATAAAACaaagtctgagagaagaaggaagtagagattgagagagaggaTGAAGTGGGAagataagagaaaaaaacaaaagagaggTATCAAGAAAGGTACAATGAGAGGGAACAATGCAGGGGAGAATAAaagaatggagagaaagagagactgagaggaaaggagggagagagtgagaaagagagaaaggagagagagtgagtgagagagagaaagagagagagaaagagaggtctAGAGCAAGAGTGAGAGCGATCCTTACCACGGACAGTTGAATCCAGTTGAAGGGGCACACAGGTTGGATCACAGCTGACCCTTTTCATCAGGCCTGTCGACAGAACTTTCAGGGACTGGAACAAGaaccctctaatataaattaataggaagaaagTCCAATTCTGGGTCCAGAAAAACAGATCCATGTGTCCGGTCAACTCTCCTGCATCTCACCTGGAGACATACTTTTagagcccctcccctcaggcaCAGGAAAATAACAGTTTCTTCTCCTCTGCCATCTGACTCACTGAGAGTTTACACCTAGAGCTACAGAAACATGTAACGTAGGCAAGGCTGCAAATGGACCACCATGGAAGTATGATCACATCTGGAAGGTGAACCCAAGAAGCATGGGcccaaaaatattttcttttctgcATTACTTTCTCAGTATGGGCGAGCTCCTCCCATCATGTGCTGTTAGAAACCTGCACCATGTAATCATCAGTTCATATTACAGCGATCTCAATCTTACAAAGCAAACTTTTTGGCACTTTGAGGATTTCAGTGTTCATGTAGTTAAAATAGAGAAGATGAGACTATGTCtttataatccctcagtcatcaaTATTCACAGTAAAATTACCAAATTTGTCAAAAACTTGAAGCCAAACGTCGCCACTCCTTCCACTTTTTGTCCAGTATAGTCGCTCATGCCATTTTACACGACTATAGTGAGTCTTATTTTGAATTTGTTAATTTCCTataatttttcaatattcaACTAAATAACGAGACAtaactatgcagggtttgtttcGTTTAGACTTTTAGTTAGTCtacctttaatttaaacacCGCATTTACACCTGTTAATTTaaagatattaaaattaaatgtattcagttCATTTTAACATATGTATCCATGCTGACCTGAATCTCCAcctggtccagacaaagaggaggCATGTtttatgtcggccatttttaaagcttCACGTGAGGGcatgggccggaccatgtggagaagagaactggtttaagttcCTTTTTTGTATCAATGTCTTTGCgtttttttctttccatgttTAAGTgttcatagttttattttttaacacttttgGTTTAAAGGTACTGAGGCACTAAAGATCCTGCTAAAGTTATACCTAACGTACCTGTgacataccgtaaatttcggactacagagcgcaccttgatataagccgcaccagctaaatttgaagagaaaatcaattttgtacatatataagccgcacctgaataaaagccgcaggttttcatattgtaacatgagatatttacacagaaagacgctgcaccgacacgcttttttttaaactgtgcctgaaaattggcaccaacacgacatcaacacgggatgaacacatctgcaggtttagaaaataaagctgcaccaacacggaaaatctgcttttatttcctctgaaaacttttgtcgtctttttacattgaccaagttggattcattgatgtcgagcttacgtgcagtggctctatttcaggggtcggcaactcgcggctccggagccgtatgcgcctctttcagccttatactgcggctctgcgtggcttgggaactgacacagacacagctcacagtcctgcgtaaagagccctgattttcagacgctgtgcgcacaggggtcaggagcaactttggcccgtccctaatgacacactaataagctcgtccgtagatgtatcatgaaaatcctgctggaaatcgccacagaaatctatttgatgtagtagcaagtatattatctgctcttgtctccgcggtgacgtatcacgtataacacatcagacacgacgcacaaaagtagagccacaagcgagtgaaaatgagccaaaacaaaagtctttggagagcttttaacaaaggggaaaaggacaactgaggagccagaagaggagactacgatctccaagaaaaagaaagataaatttaacagacaatgcctacttaaaatctgggtttgtcgctacaggtgactctcacgcacagtccgctctgcgtaacatacgggaaaagcaaataaggcaatgaaaccttcaaaactgctttggcacatggagaataagcacctgggattaaacgatacgctacgagtttttttgttgttgtttttttaaagaaactgcggagtagagtagacataatcacataatcagcgcgatgcatgatgcagcggtttggtgagttgtattttttaatgcacttaagttgtttttgccatatttatctgccacgtgtagaaggcttgtccgtgaaagtaaaacctacattattccgttacattatttttattatacagtgttatcttcattttagatgtcaaaaagtatttgcggctcccagtgttttattttacgtggaaagtgggtccaaatggctctttgcgtgttaaaggccgacccctgctctgtttcctttctgtttctttatcttaaaaactgcatcatatccatttcatgatgcgcaaaatgatcgttcaaaatcaaaactagtgaattcttcagagcagaatctttccccacgtctgtctcacttttatgtttacagctagagagcgccccccaggggccgttatccagtaaaattccatatataagccgcactgctgtaaaagccgcagggttcaaagcgtggaaaaaaagtagcggcttataatccgaaatttacggtaaatggTGTTTATCTGGGGTAGGTGCTTCCTGTTTGGCAGGGTATATAAGCAGAGCAAGTCAGTGTTGCCTGGCACACGTGGGTTTTTCCTCAGGTTTGGTAATTTATGTTGCTTTTGCTTAagttaatttttgtaaatatgtattattttctcACAGCTTAACACGGTAAATTCCAATAAATTTTATTAACTGAGAATTTTTCTGAGTCTACCTCCTGCTTTTGACCACATTGACCAGTTTCTCCAcagacctaaaaaaaaaatcataactctaACCTCATTCTATTCTTAGTTTAATGTCGCACCATAACGCCAAAGCAAGTTCTTGTTTGAATTTTGTTCGCTGACAAAGGCAATAAACCTGATTCTGAAAAGTATATACATTTCTAGAGCTTttttctacttcttctactgttactattagTATTATAACAACTAGTACTTCTCGTATTACTATTCCTACCCCCTCAGTACAGACATGGGCATGAAGAGGCAGATTGGGTTTGAAATATTCAGCTTTTGGGGCTGTGTGGACAGGATTACAACATCTTTAATTCAGACATCCAGGGAGACTGAGGAAATCTGCTCCTGTCAGGAAGTACTGCACGTGTACTGCTACTAATGCAAGTACTTTtataaaaactactactactacataacaAAGGAAAATGTGTTCCTTTCCAGATCTTGGGAAtattcaactactactactactgctgctactacactactactgctgctgctgctgttactacaACAATATTAGTGCTACTacttgttttggggtttttttctacCTGATCTTATTTTGATACCCAAAATCAAGAAGTACATTTTGCaagatataaaaatgttttatttaagaaaATCATTGACACAGAGATTTGTCATCACAGTTTCATCACTCACACCTGAGGAGAAGAGACTCTAGTGTTTGAATAACAGAATCCATCGTGGCAAACTCTTACATAGTGTTAAACTGCAGTAGAGTCTGGACCCAGACCTCGACAAACAGTAAAACAGGCTACATTAGGGCTGCAACTCACAACTGTTTTAGTagtgattatttattattagttgaCTCGttaaatgattatttctattgtacactgAGACAAGAGACAGTGGTTATTGTAATTCCAAGATGGAAATATTCCAAgatacaaataaagaaaaaaaaagttttattaggGATGCACGGATACAGATAGCAGTATCAGGTATCAGCTAGATATCTGGGACTTGTACTTGTGCCGGTACCAACAGCCGATACCAATATGACTGTGCTGAGCCTCCTTTGAGTGAGCTCTGAGCAGAGCTGAGCAAGAACGCACAACAAATGCCAACTGCACATTCAGCTCAGCTTTGTGACTATACATACTAACAGTAACTTGGTTACAccatagtagcatgctaacagtaacGTGGCTAAGTGAGGCTGGAGATTCTTTGCTTGTGCACTGTGAATTATAACTGAAAAACAGATCTAGCGACTGCATAGAGCAAGATCTAATACTGCATTCATGTGCTGTTGGCTAAATCGTAAATAAGAGGTTCCGAGATGTGGCACATGAACACCGCAGCAGAACTCGGTTTTGGCAAGTACTAAAAATTAAGTACTCATACTCATATCAGTTTTGGAAAAATttgtatcggtgcatccctaatgtTTATAGAGGGCAAtcactactcctcctcctcacttgtTACAATATCGTGGTTTCTCCAGCAGGGCCTTGCTCCCGGCCTTGTCCCGGGCTGGTCTGAGGGCTTTACAGCTGAGGACGGCTGAGCTGACCCCCACACACAACCCCAGAACCGACAGAGAAAGCAGGACTCCGCTCACCCCATAGACCAAGGCCCTGGCTATCCCCCGCACCTCCAGACACCGCTCCTTCAATGCCACGTTCTCAGGGGACGGGCTGGGTGTTGGAcgccagtagtagtagtcgtcatTACACATGGAGTAGAAGCTGAAACACAAGGGGGGCAGTAGTGAGCAGGGCTATGGATGGACATAAAACCCAATACTCAAATCAAGTCACGTCCCATGGACATAAATAAGTAGTGTAAAGTATAAGTGGAAGTACATGTAAAGTGACGGGTGTTACAAGTGACAGGTGTTACAGAGTATTCATGAGCgcaacggcagaggggaagaaacggTTCTTGTGGCAAGAGGTTCTTTAGCCTCCTGCCCGAGGGAAGGGGCTCAGATAGTCTGTGAGGAGGGTCAGCTGTGATCCAACCTGCTCGCCCCTGAATTTTGGAGACACACAGGTCCAGGAGAGTTGAGAGGCTGCCGCCGATCACCTTCTTAGCAGACCCACAATGCTCTGCTGCTATCTGTGCCTGCCCCTGACAGTGGCGTACCACAccctgatggaggaggtgaggatgggcTCAGTGATGGCCCTGTAGAACTGCACATCATCTAGACTGGAGCTTGGCTTTCTTCAGCTGCCCTCTGCAGGAAGTATATCTTCTGTTCGGCCTTCTTGATGGCGGAGCTGATGGTGGACTCCCACTTGACGTCCTTTGTCATGGTGGTGCCGAGGAAGTGGAAAGAGCTCACGGTGGTGATGTAGGTGTCAGTCAGAGGGGCACGGGGGCTGACCTTCCTGAAGTTTACCGACATCTTCACTGTCTcctgatcatctccactgtctcctgatcatctccactgtctcctgatcatctccactgtctcctgatcatctccactgtctcctgatcatctccactgtctcctgatcacctccactgtctcctgatcacctccactgtctcctgatcACCTCCACGGTCTCCTGATCGCCTCCACTGTGTCCTGATCACCTCCACTATCTCCTGATCATCTCCACCGTCTCCTGATCATCTCCACTATCcagtccacctccctcctgtaacAGACCCAGGCCGTCCAGTATGAGCGTCGATGGGAGTGGTGTTGTACACCAACAGCTGCACCTTTACTGATCAAGTTTGAGACAAGGAGAAGATCGGGgggaaagtacacagccctgtggagttcCTGTGCTGATAGTTCCTGTGTCCctgacattcttccccagcagCGCGCACTGCCTCCGGTCTGTCAGGAAGTtggtgatccacctgcaggtagTACGTGGCCGAAGCCCATGTGAAGTGTACATACAACAAGTGCTActtgtaaatatttgtttgcCAAATGCAAAAAGCCTATTAGTATGGCAAGGTCATGCACAGTCACGAAAAGTGCGGACTCTTGCAAATATGAACTCTGAAATTTTAAACGGGTATTAAAGTCCGTGTCCTAATGCTACTTAATGTGAAGAAACAGAATTTGGTGTTTTAGCACCCTCTACAGATACAAAATTATAtggggagatttttttttttttttttgcacaaaattTCATTTTGGCATCTTGATTAAAGAAGTCACCcatgccatattttttacacattcaCACCCATATTTTTTAATATGGGTGTGAATGCTTTGGATTGCTGTGGGCGAGGGCTGATCATTGCCGCTTGCGGTTATATTCTAAAATGACTTGTATTTTGGATCTTTGGCTACATGATTCTTTTTTTAATGGGCAAATAAAACATCTCTCTTCTGCAAAAAGCTCTACAAGATGAAACTAAGACTCTTAATCTGAGTAATTTTGCTTCtaatttaaatgtactacaGCTATTTACTACCAGTCTATTGACCAAGATTATTGTTTCTGTTTCAATACAGATACAATAATCTTTCGATTTCAAGACATGATAACAATGATTATCATTTTTGCTTCATGCTTGCACAAGATTTTACCTAATtctaaaagaacaaaaagagtTATACCAggagtagtgtagtagtagtagtattaatagtaatactagtagtagtagtagtaataattgtAGTAGTACCGGCTGCTGGTGAACTGTGTGGAGTACCAGACAATGGCGGTGATGGACATGGCTGCTCCGAACAGGTTGAGGATGACGCTCAGTAGCAGTACACAGGGGCGTGGGTACTTCTCTGTTTGAATACTGTTCACCCCCACTCCCACAAATATCACACCCAACCACACGGGGAAGTATGTGTCCATGAGCTGGTACGACGCAGCGCCGTAGGTGGCGAGGAGGATCGCCCCCAGACTCGCATGCATCAGACCACTCATAATCCAGAGGGACCCCAACACCGCCTGGGACCCCCTGCGAGGAAGAGTCAGGAGCCGGGAGGGCGAG
The sequence above is drawn from the Periophthalmus magnuspinnatus isolate fPerMag1 chromosome 5, fPerMag1.2.pri, whole genome shotgun sequence genome and encodes:
- the LOC117371424 gene encoding B-lymphocyte antigen CD20-like, translating into MSVSLTRSDGVTVLTLTSDPSSTCPPLCQLLGSLCYTPALCSPSRLLTLPRRGSQAVLGSLWIMSGLMHASLGAILLATYGAASYQLMDTYFPVWLGVIFVGVGVNSIQTEKYPRPCVLLLSVILNLFGAAMSITAIVWYSTQFTSSRFYSMCNDDYYYWRPTPSPSPENVALKERCLEVRGIARALVYGVSGVLLSLSVLGLCVGVSSAVLSCKALRPARDKAGSKALLEKPRYCNK